A single Dunckerocampus dactyliophorus isolate RoL2022-P2 chromosome 2, RoL_Ddac_1.1, whole genome shotgun sequence DNA region contains:
- the gata6 gene encoding transcription factor GATA-6 — translation MDLGETGWSMVKREASSSPGSPAEPSYLPGDSRRSGAHTPDELRTSPGDLDPLGGRTLHPYAHFGHHSNHLSSSEDIPLFTDLDQGSKLVLSGSAHKAAAAAGLLVDPSDMYQTLAIAAAQSQTGYDSSSGGYMHSSPNSPVYVPSSRVGSMIPSLSYLQAGGSAQPGHAVSSHSVWSQSTPESPSYSTGSPHASSRFHYPPSPPMNNGTGRDIGYSNTLNVANRAEQYGLSRPLSGAYPGPYSPYVTPQLSQLPSPWTGGPFDNSMLHTLQSRGAPLIRGPNGVSDILDDMGESRECVNCGSISTPLWRRDGTGHFLCNACGLYSKMNGLSRPLIKPQKRTSTSRRIGLSCANCQTSTTTLWRRNAEGEPVCNACGLYTKLHGVPRPLAMKKEGIQTRKRKPKTLNKNKGGSGSNNSVSMTPTSTSSSNSEDCSKTSSPSTQVSGVSSSVLPTSGEGSVLKYPGADGLYGSVGLAQTSDVASVRGEPWCPMALA, via the exons ATGGACCTGGGCGAAACCGGTTGGTCCATGGTCAAGCGAGAAGCATCCAGCAGCCCAGGGTCGCCGGCCGAGCCGAGCTACCTGCCCGGTGACAGCCGGAGGAGCGGCGCTCACACCCCGGACGAACTGAGGACTTCCCCCGGCGACCTTGACCCGCTGGGCGGCAGAACACTCCACCCTTAcgcccactttggacaccatagCAACCACCTAAGCTCAAGCGAGGACATTCCGCTCTTTACGGATCTAGACCAGGGCAGCAAGCTGGTTCTGTCCGGCAGTGCGCacaaggctgctgctgctgccggcCTGCTGGTGGACCCCTCCGACATGTACCAGACCCTGGCCATCGCCGCGGCTCAGAGCCAGACTGGATATGATTCCTCCAGCGGTGGTTATATGCACTCCAGCCCCAACTCCCCCGTCTATGTGCCGAGTTCCAGGGTGGGCTCCATGATCCCCAGCCTGTCCTACCTGCAGGCGGGCGGCTCCGCGCAGCCAGGCCACGCCGTCTCCAGCCACTCCGTGTGGTCGCAGTCCACCCCGGAGAGCCCCTCGTACAGCACCGGGAGCCCCCACGCGTCCAGCCGCTTCCACTACCCTCCGAGTCCGCCCATGAACAACGGCACCGGCCGGGACATTGGCTACAGCAACACGCTGAACGTGGCCAACAGGGCCGAGCAGTACGGCCTCTCCCGGCCGCTGAGTGGGGCCTACCCGGGGCCCTACTCGCCCTATGTGACCCCTCAGCTCTCCCAGCTGCCCTCGCCTTGGACCGGGGGACCTTTTGACAACAGCATGCTGCACACCTTGCAGAGCAGAGGGGCACCCTTGATCCGTGGACCAAATGGAG TTTCAGACATTCTGGACGACATGGGGGAGAGCAGGGAATGTGTGAACTGCGGCTCCATCTCCACGCCACTGTGGAGGCGTGATGGCACCGGACACTTCCTGTGCAACGCCTGCGGCCTCTACAGCAAGATGAACGGCCTCAGCAGGCCGCTCATTAAACCCCAGAAACGCACG TCCACGTCCAGGAGGATCGGCCTGTCGTGTGCCAACTGTCAGACCAGCACCACGACTCTGTGGCGCAGGAACGCAGAAGGAGAGCCGGTTTGCAACGCCTGCGGTCTCTACACTAAACTACATGGG GTACCTCGGCCACTGGCCATGAAGAAAGAAGGCATCCAGACcagaaaaagaaaaccaaagACACTGAATAAAAATAAAGGGGGCTCAG GAAGTAACAACTCCGTGTCCATGACGCCCACGTCCACGTCTTCGTCCAACTCTGAGGACTGCTCAAAGACCAGCTCTCCGTCCACGCAGGTGTCTGGG GTCAGCTCGTCCGTGCTGCCCACATCGGGGGAGGGCTCGGTGCTCAAGTACCCGGGAGCGGACGGCCTGTACGGGAGTGTGGGTCTGGCCCAGACCTCCGACGTGGCCTCAGTGAGGGGGGAGCCCTGGTGCCCCATGGCCTTGGCTTGA